In Zingiber officinale cultivar Zhangliang chromosome 8B, Zo_v1.1, whole genome shotgun sequence, a single genomic region encodes these proteins:
- the LOC122015143 gene encoding nuclear intron maturase 4, mitochondrial-like isoform X2 has translation MTNLSATIEVEFELKSIHAMWIAARGRVLLSSSSLLLKVDACLGPAFMLKGKWDGRKRYSAANFILEEFENANDRTRQGMSLAKSLACLPDESLTLHKEKPLSRMEHKRLIELRIKKRVKAHFFNGKYYDLMNKVIANVDTLSDSYDIIRLNSNIDTTSKKDDICFNSLAEQLATGDFDVKLHTTSIISKSKKKECLTLPKLKLKIVQEAIRLVLEVVYRQHFSKISHGCRSGRGQRSALNYVGKEISNHNWWFTLFINQEADQLILSKILSEMNEKIEDSMLFNLIQNMFDAKVLNLVFGSFPKGHGLPQEGVLSPILMNIYLDNLDHVIFEMCMRYEGLGLEDSVNKDVQISKLRNWMRKQIKANDDKSVNQLGDCVRTRICACRYMDEIFIAVSGSKETAMKIKSEVISYLKNTLHLDVEDKMNLSSIRKNSLGVQFIGTVIRLSAPESAELKAVHKLKDKVKLFASQKKEIWDAMTLRIGKKWLAHGLRRIKESEIKQLGLSTPLLDYISQFRKGGMETDHWFKSLLKIWMQDVIAKLEDNEEVLLSKYIAEPAVPQDLREAFYNFQKQAKEYISSETAATVELLRDPCIEPRLSTKSTTVLRLEVPLNAIKKCLHRYGLINMEGFPMHVSKLVLQDDDLIISWFSGLVKRWLRWYEKFDNFGDIKLLMVHCIRKSCIRTIAAKYRMYEGLIEKKFELEQYGIPLTLEDMDFDANATTKLDDDEYYMYGILGSGLCLLSLSRVKVAARVFDCFVMGCTISSPSLYTLHVKERQRFPGWRTGFSTSIHPSLNGRRIGLCSQHVKDLYLGHISLQNVEFGSLS, from the exons ATGACCAATCTCTCCGCCACGATTGAGGTCGAGTTCGAGTTGAAAAG TATTCACGCAATGTGGATTGCAGCAAGGGGGCGAGTTCTCCTGAGTTCATCCTCTTTGCTCCTGAAGGTTGATGCTTGTCTCGGTCCAGCTTTCATGCTTAAAG GCAAGTGGGATGGAAGAAAGAGATATTCCGCGGCAAATTTCATTCTTGAAGAGTTTGAAAATGCTAATGATAGGACTAGGCAGGGGATGTCGTTGGCAAAGAGCTTAGCATGCCTACCTGATGAATCTTTGACTTTGCATAAAGAGAAGCCTCTGAGCAGGATGGAGCACAAGCGTCTAATTGAACTTCGAATCAAGAAGAGGGTGAAAGCACACTTCTTTAATGGGAAGTATTATGATCTAATGAACAAAGTCATTGCTAATGTCGATACCCTCTCTGACTCCTACGATATAATTAGACTTAACTCTAATATCGACACGACATCAAAGAAGGACGATATTTGTTTCAACTCCTTAGCAGAGCAGCTAGCAACCGGTGATTTTGATGTGAAATTACACACCACATCAATTATATCaaagagcaagaagaaggagtgTTTGACACTTCCTAAGTTGAAGCTCAAAATTGTGCAAGAAGCTATTAGATTAGTTCTGGAAGTTGTCTACAGACAACATTTCTCTAAAATATCTCATGGTTGCCGCAGTGGAAGAGGGCAAAGATCAGCCTTAAACTATGTTGGGAAGGAGATTAGTAATCACAATTGGTGGTTTACATTATTCATCAACCAAGAAGCTGACCAGCTAATTCTCTCTAAGATTCTATCTGAAATGAATGAGAAGATTGAAGATTCCATGCTGTTCAATTTAATACAGAATATGTTTGATGCCAAAGTACTTAATTTGGTGTTTGGTAGCTTCCCAAAGGGCCATGGCCTTCCTCAGGAGGGAGTCCTCTCGCCCATTCTGATGAATATATATCTGGACAACTTAGATCATGTGATTTTTGAGATGTGCATGAGATATGAGGGCCTTGGTCTTGAAGATAGTGTCAACAAAGATGTCCAAATTTCAAAGCTTCGCAATTGGATGCGTAAACAAATAAAAGCTAATGATGATAAGAGTGTTAACCAATTGGGTGATTGCGTACGGACGAGAATTTGTGCTTGTAGATACATGGATGAGATATTTATTGCTGTTTCAGGTTCTAAAGAAACAGCCATGAAAATAAAGTCTGAAGTAATAAGTTATTTGAAGAACACACTTCATTTAGATGTAGAAGATAAAATGAATCTCTCATCAATCAGAAAGAATTCACTTGGTGTACAATTTATCGGTACAGTGATCAGGTTGTCTGCTCCAGAAAGTGCTGAATTGAAAGCAGTTCACAAATTGAAGGACAAGGTCAAGCTATTTGCTTCCCAGAAGAAAGAGATCTGGGATGCCATGACACTTAGAATTGGCAAGAAGTGGCTGGCCCATGGTTTGAGAAGAATCAAAGAATCAGAAATCAAGCAGCTTGGACTTAGCACTCCATTGCTAGATTATATTTCACAGTTTCGCAAGGGCGGCATGGAAACAGATCATTGGTTCAAATCCTTACTCAAAATTTGGATGCAAGATGTGATTGCCAAATTGGAAGATAATGAGGAGGTGCTCCTCTCTAAGTACATTGCAGAGCCAGCAGTGCCACAAGATCTTCGAGAAGCATTCTACAATTTCCAGAAGCAGGCTAAGGAGTATATTTCATCTGAGACAGCTGCCACTGTTGAACTATTGCGTGATCCTTGCATAGAACCAAGACTTTCTACAAAATCCACAACAGTGCTCAGATTGGAAGTGCCCTTGAATGCTATAAAGAAATGTCTGCATCGTTATGGTTTGATCAATATGGAAGGCTTCCCAATGCATGTGTCCAAACTTGTGTTACAAGATGATGACCTGATTATAAGCTGGTTCTCTGGATTGGTTAAGCGGTGGCTGAGATggtatgagaaatttgataacttTGGGGATATTAAGCTCTTGATGGTGCATTGCATTAGGAAGTCTTGTATTCGAACTATTGCAGCAAAGTATAGGATGTATGAAGGGTTAATTGAGAAGAAGTTTGAGTTGGAGCAGTATGGCATCCCTTTGACGTTAGAAGATATGGACTTCGATGCTAATGCTACTACTAAATTAGATGATGATGAATACTATATGTATGGGATTTTAGGTAGTGGATTATGTCTCCTGTCTTTGTCGAGAGTGAAAGTGGCAGCTCGAGTGTTCGATTGTTTTGTAATGGGATGCACTATTTCATCTCCAAGTCTCTACACGCTTCATGTGAAGGAGAGGCAAAGGTTTCCTGGATGGAGGACTGGATTCTCTACATCAATCCATCCCAGTTTGAATGGAAGGCGCATTGGCTTGTGTAGTCAACATGTTAAAGATCTATATCTGGGTCATATATCACTGCAAAATGTTGAGTTTGGTTCTCTGAGTTGA
- the LOC122015143 gene encoding nuclear intron maturase 4, mitochondrial-like isoform X1, giving the protein MCSIECCIERKITIPYSIHAMWIAARGRVLLSSSSLLLKVDACLGPAFMLKGKWDGRKRYSAANFILEEFENANDRTRQGMSLAKSLACLPDESLTLHKEKPLSRMEHKRLIELRIKKRVKAHFFNGKYYDLMNKVIANVDTLSDSYDIIRLNSNIDTTSKKDDICFNSLAEQLATGDFDVKLHTTSIISKSKKKECLTLPKLKLKIVQEAIRLVLEVVYRQHFSKISHGCRSGRGQRSALNYVGKEISNHNWWFTLFINQEADQLILSKILSEMNEKIEDSMLFNLIQNMFDAKVLNLVFGSFPKGHGLPQEGVLSPILMNIYLDNLDHVIFEMCMRYEGLGLEDSVNKDVQISKLRNWMRKQIKANDDKSVNQLGDCVRTRICACRYMDEIFIAVSGSKETAMKIKSEVISYLKNTLHLDVEDKMNLSSIRKNSLGVQFIGTVIRLSAPESAELKAVHKLKDKVKLFASQKKEIWDAMTLRIGKKWLAHGLRRIKESEIKQLGLSTPLLDYISQFRKGGMETDHWFKSLLKIWMQDVIAKLEDNEEVLLSKYIAEPAVPQDLREAFYNFQKQAKEYISSETAATVELLRDPCIEPRLSTKSTTVLRLEVPLNAIKKCLHRYGLINMEGFPMHVSKLVLQDDDLIISWFSGLVKRWLRWYEKFDNFGDIKLLMVHCIRKSCIRTIAAKYRMYEGLIEKKFELEQYGIPLTLEDMDFDANATTKLDDDEYYMYGILGSGLCLLSLSRVKVAARVFDCFVMGCTISSPSLYTLHVKERQRFPGWRTGFSTSIHPSLNGRRIGLCSQHVKDLYLGHISLQNVEFGSLS; this is encoded by the exons ATGTGCTCGATAGAATGCTGCATTGAACGTAAAATTACGATTCCATACAGTATTCACGCAATGTGGATTGCAGCAAGGGGGCGAGTTCTCCTGAGTTCATCCTCTTTGCTCCTGAAGGTTGATGCTTGTCTCGGTCCAGCTTTCATGCTTAAAG GCAAGTGGGATGGAAGAAAGAGATATTCCGCGGCAAATTTCATTCTTGAAGAGTTTGAAAATGCTAATGATAGGACTAGGCAGGGGATGTCGTTGGCAAAGAGCTTAGCATGCCTACCTGATGAATCTTTGACTTTGCATAAAGAGAAGCCTCTGAGCAGGATGGAGCACAAGCGTCTAATTGAACTTCGAATCAAGAAGAGGGTGAAAGCACACTTCTTTAATGGGAAGTATTATGATCTAATGAACAAAGTCATTGCTAATGTCGATACCCTCTCTGACTCCTACGATATAATTAGACTTAACTCTAATATCGACACGACATCAAAGAAGGACGATATTTGTTTCAACTCCTTAGCAGAGCAGCTAGCAACCGGTGATTTTGATGTGAAATTACACACCACATCAATTATATCaaagagcaagaagaaggagtgTTTGACACTTCCTAAGTTGAAGCTCAAAATTGTGCAAGAAGCTATTAGATTAGTTCTGGAAGTTGTCTACAGACAACATTTCTCTAAAATATCTCATGGTTGCCGCAGTGGAAGAGGGCAAAGATCAGCCTTAAACTATGTTGGGAAGGAGATTAGTAATCACAATTGGTGGTTTACATTATTCATCAACCAAGAAGCTGACCAGCTAATTCTCTCTAAGATTCTATCTGAAATGAATGAGAAGATTGAAGATTCCATGCTGTTCAATTTAATACAGAATATGTTTGATGCCAAAGTACTTAATTTGGTGTTTGGTAGCTTCCCAAAGGGCCATGGCCTTCCTCAGGAGGGAGTCCTCTCGCCCATTCTGATGAATATATATCTGGACAACTTAGATCATGTGATTTTTGAGATGTGCATGAGATATGAGGGCCTTGGTCTTGAAGATAGTGTCAACAAAGATGTCCAAATTTCAAAGCTTCGCAATTGGATGCGTAAACAAATAAAAGCTAATGATGATAAGAGTGTTAACCAATTGGGTGATTGCGTACGGACGAGAATTTGTGCTTGTAGATACATGGATGAGATATTTATTGCTGTTTCAGGTTCTAAAGAAACAGCCATGAAAATAAAGTCTGAAGTAATAAGTTATTTGAAGAACACACTTCATTTAGATGTAGAAGATAAAATGAATCTCTCATCAATCAGAAAGAATTCACTTGGTGTACAATTTATCGGTACAGTGATCAGGTTGTCTGCTCCAGAAAGTGCTGAATTGAAAGCAGTTCACAAATTGAAGGACAAGGTCAAGCTATTTGCTTCCCAGAAGAAAGAGATCTGGGATGCCATGACACTTAGAATTGGCAAGAAGTGGCTGGCCCATGGTTTGAGAAGAATCAAAGAATCAGAAATCAAGCAGCTTGGACTTAGCACTCCATTGCTAGATTATATTTCACAGTTTCGCAAGGGCGGCATGGAAACAGATCATTGGTTCAAATCCTTACTCAAAATTTGGATGCAAGATGTGATTGCCAAATTGGAAGATAATGAGGAGGTGCTCCTCTCTAAGTACATTGCAGAGCCAGCAGTGCCACAAGATCTTCGAGAAGCATTCTACAATTTCCAGAAGCAGGCTAAGGAGTATATTTCATCTGAGACAGCTGCCACTGTTGAACTATTGCGTGATCCTTGCATAGAACCAAGACTTTCTACAAAATCCACAACAGTGCTCAGATTGGAAGTGCCCTTGAATGCTATAAAGAAATGTCTGCATCGTTATGGTTTGATCAATATGGAAGGCTTCCCAATGCATGTGTCCAAACTTGTGTTACAAGATGATGACCTGATTATAAGCTGGTTCTCTGGATTGGTTAAGCGGTGGCTGAGATggtatgagaaatttgataacttTGGGGATATTAAGCTCTTGATGGTGCATTGCATTAGGAAGTCTTGTATTCGAACTATTGCAGCAAAGTATAGGATGTATGAAGGGTTAATTGAGAAGAAGTTTGAGTTGGAGCAGTATGGCATCCCTTTGACGTTAGAAGATATGGACTTCGATGCTAATGCTACTACTAAATTAGATGATGATGAATACTATATGTATGGGATTTTAGGTAGTGGATTATGTCTCCTGTCTTTGTCGAGAGTGAAAGTGGCAGCTCGAGTGTTCGATTGTTTTGTAATGGGATGCACTATTTCATCTCCAAGTCTCTACACGCTTCATGTGAAGGAGAGGCAAAGGTTTCCTGGATGGAGGACTGGATTCTCTACATCAATCCATCCCAGTTTGAATGGAAGGCGCATTGGCTTGTGTAGTCAACATGTTAAAGATCTATATCTGGGTCATATATCACTGCAAAATGTTGAGTTTGGTTCTCTGAGTTGA